A section of the Camelus dromedarius isolate mCamDro1 chromosome 14, mCamDro1.pat, whole genome shotgun sequence genome encodes:
- the PTGFR gene encoding prostaglandin F2-alpha receptor isoform X2 has protein sequence MSMNNSKQPVSPAAGLLSNTTCQTEKGTSISFSIIFMTVGILSNSLAIAILMKAYQRFRQKYKASFLLLASALVITDFFGHLINGAIAVFVYASDKDWIHFDQSNVLCSIFGICLVFSGLCPLFLGSVMAIERCIGVTKPIFHSTKLTSKHVKMMLSGVCFFAVFIALLPILGHRDYKIQASRTWCFYKTEHIKDWEDRFYLLLFSFLGLLALGISLLCNAITGISLLRVTFKSQQHRQGKSHHFEMVIQLLAIMCVSCVCWSPFLAFAEQRGWVSLQAERKADTEHDQGRYSRPRF, from the exons ATGTCCATGAACAATTCCAAACagccagtgtctcctgcagcTGGGCTCCTGTCAAATACGACTTGCCAGACAGAAAAAGGGACTTCAATATCTTTTTCAATAATCTTCATGACAGTGGGAATATTATCAAACAGCCTTGCCATCGCGATTCTCATGAAGGCATACCAGAGATTTAGACAGAAATACAAGGCATCGTTTTTGCTTTTGGCTAGTGCTCTGGTAATCACAGATTTTTTTGGCCACCTCATCAATGGAGCTATAGCAGTCTTTGTATATGCTTCTGATAAAGACTGGATCCACTTTGACCAATCAAACGTCCTTTGCAGTATTTTTGGTATCTGCCTGGTATTTTCTGGTCTGTGCCCACTTTTTCTAGGCAGTGTGATGGCCATTGAGCGATGTATTGGTGTCACCAAACCAATATTTCACTCTACGAAACTTACATCCAAACATGTTAAAATGATGTTGAGTGGCGTGTGCTTTTTTGCCGTTTTCATCGCTTTGCTACCCATCCTTGGGCATCGTGACTATAAAATTCAGGCGTCAAGGACGTGGTGTTTCTACAAAACAGAGCACATCAAAGACTGGGAAGATAGGTTTTATCTTctactcttttcttttctggggcTCCTAGCCCTTGGTATTTCACTCTTGTGCAATGCCATCACAGGCATTTCACTTTTAAGAGTTACATTTAAAAGTCAGCAGCACAGACAAGGCAAGTCTCATCACTTTGAAATGGTCATCCAGCTCCTCGCTATCATGTGTGTCTCCTGTGTTTGCTGGAGTCCGTTTCTG GCTTTTGCTGAACAAAGAGGCTGGGTGTCTCTCCAGGCGGAGAGAAAAGCAGACACAGAACATGACCAGGGGAGGTACTCCCGACCCAGATTCTAG
- the PTGFR gene encoding prostaglandin F2-alpha receptor isoform X3, with translation MSMNNSKQPVSPAAGLLSNTTCQTEKGTSISFSIIFMTVGILSNSLAIAILMKAYQRFRQKYKASFLLLASALVITDFFGHLINGAIAVFVYASDKDWIHFDQSNVLCSIFGICLVFSGLCPLFLGSVMAIERCIGVTKPIFHSTKLTSKHVKMMLSGVCFFAVFIALLPILGHRDYKIQASRTWCFYKTEHIKDWEDRFYLLLFSFLGLLALGISLLCNAITGISLLRVTFKSQQHRQGKSHHFEMVIQLLAIMCVSCVCWSPFLAFAEQRGWVSLQAERKADTEHDQGR, from the exons ATGTCCATGAACAATTCCAAACagccagtgtctcctgcagcTGGGCTCCTGTCAAATACGACTTGCCAGACAGAAAAAGGGACTTCAATATCTTTTTCAATAATCTTCATGACAGTGGGAATATTATCAAACAGCCTTGCCATCGCGATTCTCATGAAGGCATACCAGAGATTTAGACAGAAATACAAGGCATCGTTTTTGCTTTTGGCTAGTGCTCTGGTAATCACAGATTTTTTTGGCCACCTCATCAATGGAGCTATAGCAGTCTTTGTATATGCTTCTGATAAAGACTGGATCCACTTTGACCAATCAAACGTCCTTTGCAGTATTTTTGGTATCTGCCTGGTATTTTCTGGTCTGTGCCCACTTTTTCTAGGCAGTGTGATGGCCATTGAGCGATGTATTGGTGTCACCAAACCAATATTTCACTCTACGAAACTTACATCCAAACATGTTAAAATGATGTTGAGTGGCGTGTGCTTTTTTGCCGTTTTCATCGCTTTGCTACCCATCCTTGGGCATCGTGACTATAAAATTCAGGCGTCAAGGACGTGGTGTTTCTACAAAACAGAGCACATCAAAGACTGGGAAGATAGGTTTTATCTTctactcttttcttttctggggcTCCTAGCCCTTGGTATTTCACTCTTGTGCAATGCCATCACAGGCATTTCACTTTTAAGAGTTACATTTAAAAGTCAGCAGCACAGACAAGGCAAGTCTCATCACTTTGAAATGGTCATCCAGCTCCTCGCTATCATGTGTGTCTCCTGTGTTTGCTGGAGTCCGTTTCTG GCTTTTGCTGAACAAAGAGGCTGGGTGTCTCTCCAGGCGGAGAGAAAAGCAGACACAGAACATGACCAGGGGAG